One window from the genome of Leptospira broomii serovar Hurstbridge str. 5399 encodes:
- a CDS encoding TolC family protein yields the protein MKEYWNSKRIFLFRGVSVGIIFWGFSLFPESLEESEFGKGKTWNTSRLIRYAMENSVQAKIARLDLDNSEYDWEKENGKYNFIGNVTANAQNTVNLPLPQYTLQGRNITSNTISGGLSKAFTSGTTLGVTVADNRYETDAGKRPEQQGTIAQQFAQPSLHFGSIGFTLKQDLLKNVFGYQQKRNLDMSRRSSAVRRLDAMNTLSRTVVQSILAFWNLSLAEENLRTAALLAKSVKNVKDITASKIRLGVAEEYESGQWNALLIAAENQLRQTKLERDRTRRDLLVSLGKDPETPVELETSLEERFDPSKSEAQELDEAFLHRYDFRSMLLQKQNAISALEVARNGLLPSLYVSGTYNSRQYDRNFPQDFNGVGVGRYTQNSAEIKMETPIGNDTARAEFKNAQTQNKKIDLLLEQTKDQVKTDVRQGLERIRITYDVLVESKKNLEQAEKFYTGILPRYRFGRTTSVNVKNALDLVAQARYGLMQAKVNYNTALVQYELSKGTLFQKYGMDAEEVLNQTIGDLR from the coding sequence ATGAAAGAATATTGGAATTCTAAGAGAATCTTTTTGTTCCGAGGAGTTTCTGTCGGGATTATTTTTTGGGGTTTTTCCTTGTTTCCCGAATCTCTCGAAGAATCCGAGTTTGGGAAAGGAAAGACTTGGAACACATCAAGACTCATTCGATACGCCATGGAAAATTCAGTTCAAGCCAAGATTGCAAGATTAGATTTAGATAACTCCGAGTACGACTGGGAAAAGGAGAACGGTAAATATAATTTTATCGGAAACGTTACCGCTAACGCGCAAAATACGGTGAACCTTCCCCTTCCACAGTACACATTACAAGGTCGGAATATTACAAGTAATACGATTTCCGGAGGACTTTCCAAAGCATTTACGAGCGGGACCACATTGGGTGTCACCGTCGCCGACAACCGGTACGAAACGGACGCAGGTAAGCGTCCTGAGCAGCAAGGAACAATTGCACAACAGTTCGCACAGCCCAGCCTCCATTTCGGGAGCATAGGTTTTACTTTGAAGCAGGACCTTTTGAAAAACGTATTCGGTTATCAACAGAAAAGAAATTTGGATATGAGTCGCCGCAGCTCGGCAGTCCGTCGTTTGGATGCGATGAATACATTATCTAGAACGGTAGTTCAATCCATACTCGCATTTTGGAATTTGTCTTTAGCCGAAGAAAATTTGAGAACCGCTGCGCTTTTAGCGAAGAGTGTAAAGAACGTAAAAGATATTACCGCTTCTAAAATTCGTCTGGGTGTCGCCGAGGAATACGAATCGGGACAATGGAACGCATTGCTTATCGCTGCGGAAAACCAACTTAGACAAACAAAATTGGAAAGAGACCGCACGCGTCGAGACCTTTTGGTATCTTTAGGTAAAGATCCGGAGACTCCGGTTGAATTGGAGACTAGTTTGGAAGAGCGTTTTGATCCTTCCAAAAGCGAAGCCCAGGAATTGGACGAGGCGTTTTTACATCGGTATGATTTTAGAAGCATGCTATTGCAGAAACAAAATGCGATTTCCGCTTTGGAAGTGGCAAGGAACGGGTTATTACCTTCTCTTTATGTAAGCGGGACTTACAATTCAAGACAGTACGATCGAAATTTTCCGCAAGATTTTAACGGGGTGGGCGTCGGTCGGTATACTCAGAACTCCGCAGAAATAAAAATGGAAACTCCGATCGGAAACGATACTGCAAGAGCTGAATTTAAAAACGCTCAAACGCAAAATAAAAAAATAGACCTTCTTCTAGAACAGACCAAGGACCAAGTTAAGACTGATGTTCGACAAGGCTTGGAAAGAATTAGAATAACGTACGATGTTTTGGTAGAGTCTAAAAAGAACCTTGAACAAGCCGAGAAATTCTATACGGGAATACTACCTCGTTACAGATTTGGACGAACTACGTCTGTAAATGTTAAGAACGCGTTGGATCTGGTTGCCCAAGCTAGATACGGACTCATGCAAGCAAAAGTAAATTATAATACCGCGCTCGTGCAATACGAACTCTCCAAGGGAACTCTATTTCAAAAATATGGAATGGACGCCGAGGAAGTATTGAATCAAACTATCGGAGACTTAAGATGA